Genomic DNA from Hordeum vulgare subsp. vulgare chromosome 2H, MorexV3_pseudomolecules_assembly, whole genome shotgun sequence:
AAAGTAGTAGTACGGGGTAGTATGCTGCAGCATCCCGCAAAACAAAAAAAGGTCCTGTAGCGGAATGCTGTTGTGTGCCAGAGCACAGGCGATGCAGATAAGATAAACGCTATTGTACTACGCCGCTGCCATGGTCAGGTGGTTGGTGCTGCTTTGAACCTTCCAGGCCTTGCCGCGGACTGTCACTCTGGATGCACCCTTCGTCTCCTCCCATTGCTTTTCACCAAATCGGGGGAGTGTTGGCCCTTTTCCTAAAAAAAATAAAGTATAATGGCTTTTTTTGCGGTGTTTTGCCTGCGCGGGACCGGGAAGTGCTgcgcaagaaagaaaaaaagtacTCCCTCCACGGAGATTCCCCACGCGGGCCCCACATCCAGATGAAGCTGAAGCCTGGGCAGCTCAGTGGCCCGAAGAACAAGTTCTCCGCGCTGTccaagggcgacgacgacgacgacgacgacgattccgcggccggcgacgacgacgacgagtccGCGGCCggcgacttcgacgacgacgactccgcggccggcgacgacgacgatgagtccGCGGCcggcgacgactacgacgacgagtccgcggccggcgacgacgacggcgcgtCCGCGGCcggcgacgactacgacgacgagtccgcggccggcgacgacgacggcgcgtCCGCAGCTGCGGATGGCGACCACGGCGACGAGGCCCCGGCCGCGGAGGGCGGCGACGACAAGAAGGCCGGGGCCGCGTAGGGCGACCACGGCGAGACGGGGGCGGCGGGGCGCCATCGACTTGCAAATCGTTTCGGTCCGTTTCTACCTTCGTACTGGTTGTTTTGTCACTGACTGTTGCATGCTCTGTGGCGGAATGGATGGTGCTGTGATATTCAGCGTATAGCAAGAATCTAGATCTGGAACTTCTATTTTGTGGAACTGTGGATTTATTTTTCCCGATGTGATGTGCCCTGGTCATTGTGGCTTGCTTATATTTCCCGATGTGCAGCAAGTTATAGGACTCGAATAATCACTCTGTTAGTTTACCACTCGTTGCGTTGTAGGATGATTATTAGTAGTACTCGTATATGCACATCGTCTCCCCTGAAGCAGTGCGCGATATCCCACACTGTAAAGACTTGCTAGACTTGAATCGATGCCACATGCGCCGTCGTAACACGAAACCGCCATGACGTCACGACTGGAGTGCATCTGCTCCGTCCTACCCTCCTGCCAGGAGTTGTTCGGATGGGCGTCTTATCTGGATTTAATGCGAAGTAGTACTACATTCTTTTTAGTACTAGTAGACCAAAATGCCATGTTAATTTAATGCTACTACCACTAGGCAGTTCCAGTCCCAAATCCCAGTGCACGCGTGACGGGGAACTAAACAATCATTTATTATTACTACGGTAGTCTTTTTTTACGGCACCAAAATCTGACCGTGCGTTCATGAGGATATACTAATAGACGTTTCTTTTTTCCTTACTAATGCAAGGGTAATTTTGACATTTTTCTCGTCGGTAGCACGCAGCAACGCCGACCCTGTTTTGtcctctcctttttttttttttttttttttgggagGGGATGTCCTCTCCTCCCCTAGATGGAATGGTAACACGGTAAATTAGGAGTGAGACTGGTGGGGTCTTTTGATCGTTGATGTAGGACGAAAAGATGACGTGCTGCCCAACATTCATGATCCGGACGATCACCTTGTGCTCTCACTCATTAATGAACGAATTGGCATAACAGAGAATAAATTAATACAGCTAATACTACTCCACTTTAGGATGAGTCGTCTTTCAGGAAAAAAAAAATACGCACGTCCATTTTTAAAAGAATGATGCACGTAATATATCAGTGTGGCATCTGAGTCCCGGATTGCCAATCGATCAGTCCTATACGCTAAGAATGCTAGCCCTCCTCGCCTCCAGATTTGCTAATGCTACCATGCAACAAGCATTTTAGATGGGGTATCTGCCTAGCCATCTAGGGTGCCGGTTGCAATTCCAAGTTACCACCGCACGCGTCTGTCGTCAGCTTGCCCTGTTCCATTCACGCGATCGTCACTAGACCCGCTCCGGCTGCCCAGCTCACCcgtggaatttttttgaaagacATTCAAATGTTCATCAGCATGACCACATCTTCAACACGCTACTACGATGAATGGATTTGTTGCTCTTGTTTATTTCGTGGCGCCACATTACACAACTGCACTGCGCTCTATTGCTTGCCTTGGTAGCTGTACGACACTCCAACCTTCCGTGGCGCTTACGTTTACTCCCGCCTTTATGTTTACCCGGGTACATTAATTTTGGGCTGGAACGCCGATGCAGGCGGTacgagttttttttttctttctttttttgcgcAGGCAGGCGGTACGAGTTTCGCCCACGCATTTGGGTCGCCACTCGCCACATCTTTTTTCCTTTTGAGGATACCACTTGCTACATCTACTATATtttttcttatgccattttgtttttttactttggaCCCCTTAATCTGCCAAATCTTTTGAATCGTGTTCGGCCCTAACGTTGAGAGCATCTTCAACACGCTCAAAAAAGTTCTTACGCGTTAAAACCCATGTTTTTGTATGTCGGAAACAAAAAATAATGTTTGAGTAGGTGTTGTAAAATAGAGCGCGCAAAAAAAAGTCAGGGCCGCGCTGTAAATTTTAGGCGTTCTGTTTTTGGAACTCCAAACTAGGACGTTAGATTGTGTGCATGTTGGGTGCTGCAGGTGGGGCTGCCAAATTGATAATCGTGTTTTTGTGTATCTGAAAAACTTTTTCATCGCTCTCACGCGTAAAAACGTTATTCCGATGCTGTAAAATTTTATTAGCGCCGCGCTACCGCGTATCGGTTGGAGGAGGTACTCTAAGAGTTCAATTTACATGGAATATATAAGGAGCCCTTTGGCACCACCACTAGAGCATGCCCACGCCTCGTCCTGGATGGATGTCTCAAAGGCCTGTGATGGAGGGCCGCTATTGCCGTCGAAGATTCGTGCGTTCTGGTGCTTTCATATGATCCAAACAAAGAGAATGGCGATGGAGGCGAAACACTTGCGCGGGCTGGGAGGGCAGGACGCCGCTGCCGCAACCCACCTTCAATCCTTCTATTCCCGTTCAACATGGTACCTGCCGCAGGTTCCTtgacctagccgccgccaccgcttTCACTCCGCGCGCCGCCCCTGGGGCGGTCGGTCTTCATGACCGCCGACGGGGGCAGCGCCGCCCGTACCTAGGGTTCGTCTGCCGGTCTTGTTGACCGGCTGCATTAGAGAGTCTTTTTCCCGATCTCTTGATATAGGTTTTCTTTCTTTTGCCGGTCTCTTGATCGGCActcttcctttttagttttccgaTCTAAGGTCGGGCTGCGTCGCCCGTCGCCGCCGTCGACACCTACGCACCTCTACTCCGACCTAGGTGCAATCAGCCGACCTCTACTTTGACCCGACGGCCTTGCGCGACGCGGTGGCCCGTCATGGCCGTCGTCCGCGTATCTGCCCGCCCGTCACTTtacgtcgccgtcgtcgccccgcgtTGAACAGGATGATGGCATCACCCACCTTCCGTCTTGTTGCCACTCGTCGGTCGCCTCAGGAACGTCGAATGCCTTAGGCCTGCTGGTTGCCGGCCCCCTTGGCGGCTGCCAGGCCTGCCGGCTACCTCGGCTTGCCGGCTGCGTTGGGCCTGTCGGCTACGCCGGTCCTATCGTCTGCCTCGGGCTCCTCGGCCCATGGCCGACCTCCTCTAGCATGACGTTCCCCGCTGGCCGCCGTCGTTTTGGTCTGCTCGGCCACCCCGCTTCATCGTCCAcgacgccgtcatcatcaccGAGCAGCGCCCCCGACCTCGCGTGCGATCGGATTGATTACCCGCCCGCAGCGATCGACTCCATCCGCGCCGTGGACTAACCTGATCAGTTGGTTGCATGCGCCTCTGCGGGTCCTGTGAAGGTTGTCCCGAGTATAGTGCGCCCTCCATCGATCGAGCAACAGTCCGCTGCTGCGTTGCCCCGTCGGGGCGCAACGCCGCTGCCCGGTGGTTCTCTCGGCAGTTGCCCCGACCCGCGAGCCGCTGCTACACCGCCCCTTCGGGTTGTAGTGCGGCGACACGTGGTCCACGCCGCCGCCCGAGGGCGTCCCCATGGCTGCACCGACCCGCGCACCGCCGCTGCGTTGCCCCTTCGGGTTGTAACGTTGCGGCACGCGGTCTACGCCGCCACCCCGAGGTCTTCCCATCGTGGCCCCAACCCGTGCATTGCCGCTTCGTCGCCCCTTCGGGTCATATCGCCGCGGCGCGTGGTCCACTCAACCGTCCCCACGCGTTGACTTCCTTTGGTATGCGCCGCGTCATCTCCTTCAGCACGGGAACGCCATCGTTCGTGTCGGTCTTCGGCATGTTGTTGGGCTCTTCCTCGCCTACCTCGAGCATCACCGTCGGGCTCCTAACTAGCCTCCGCCGCCATCAGGCTGCCATCACCGCTCTCCTTTGGCGCTATTGTAGCTCGCTCACCCGAGCCGCACCGCCCGCCCACCTCCTTCATCTTTGTCCAGCACCAGCTCATCGCgagcgtcgtcgtcatcttccccGACCACTTCATCTACTCCGACCACCGCGGGCAACATCGGCCCCCGTTGATTTGCACCGCAAccgtcgtgttggggaacgttgcatgggaaacaaaattttcctacacacacgcaatacctatcatggtgatgttcatctacgagaggacattccaatctatgtacccttgtagatcgcacagcggtaagcgttaagaaacgcggacgatgtagtggaacaacttgcgTGATTCAGATCACCGTAGTCATACTCTGgccggcttgctcctctggcccccaggttagcttgagtttattcatggtaagctcctcaaataagaataataaatatgttaaggaccggcttgctcctctggccggcttgatttactgaagtggctccttgaaaagtcTGGGTTTATTCTTTGAATTGTCTTCAATCATTTTGCAGGTACGTGTCCTCcataataaaatacatatgccattgagtcggcctccaatgctttcgcTTGATGTAAATTTGGGGAGCAATAAATCCACATAATGTTGAACCGGCTTCTCTTGCTTTGGCGGGTTAGGACtgataatggcgggtcatgattgttggtaacgcccgtcaaacaactgaactccaattgacttgatcaaattattgtGGATAAAGAAATCCATGTAATGTCGaaccggtctttcaatgctttaACTAGACAAAAATATGTTGAGCCGTCTTGCTCATAATTGACATCTTGAAAGTGCTCTTCAGTTTTTTTGTATATCCATattacatgtagcccccaagctccaagtttagcAGCCCATGATGACTTCGAGATTTGCAATAATATCTTggaccatgtagcccccaagtgtcgagttgtcttgcctgcagcaacctaggacttgtaatcatcttataCTTATAAACTTCAGCTGGTGTAGCCCTCAAGGGTTGGCTCATCAAtgtgtgatgggtcgggtctttaatttgaacctcatgatccacGAAACAACTGAatactgtagcccccaagggccgtgtcattatgcaataatgagcagggactttgtaaatttgatgatgtaaccttgagcagcaatgtgtagcccccaagggttggtcATTATGAAATAATGagtcggttcttccttgaatccatacttgaataaaagcGACATGTAGCccccagggccggcttatctccttgaaatagCCGGGTTTGTTGATGATGATTTGAAAAAGCaatttgcattagcccccaagtgtcatggtgcatgcttgcagcaacATGGGACTTTCTGTTggcgaacgtagcataaattcaaaattttcctacgcatattcagatcttgctatggagagaccagcaacgagagaggggtaagagtatcttcatacctttgaagatcgctaagcggaagcgttgctagaacgcggttgatggagtcgtactcgcagcgattccgatctagtgccgaactacggcacctccgcgttcaacacacgtgcagcccggtgacgtctcctgcaccttgatcctgcaaggaggagggagaggttgggaaagaactccagcagcacgacggcgtggtgtcgatggagagacgaggtctcccggcagggcttcgccaagcaccggcagaaaggaggaaggagaggagcggggctgcgccgagagagaggaaaaaccgtgtgtcaaacagccccgagtcctcatctatatatagggggagagggagggggcgcagcccttagggttcccacccccaaggggtgcggcagccccatatgGGAGagtgggcggcggccagggcagggaggaggggtggcgcacccctctggtgggccttaggcccacctatgctagggttccccccttccccctttctctggtgcgcatgggctgggtgggggcgcaccagcccacctaggggctggttcccttccccacttagcccatctagcctcccggggtcgttgccccccttcggtggtccctcgggaccacctccggtggtcccgatggtgccggtacattaccggtgacgcccgaaacacttccggtgtccaaaaccatccgtcctatatatcaatatttacctccggaccattccggagctcctcgtgacgtctgggtctcatccgggactccgaacaactttcggtaacctcgtacaacaattccctataaccctagcgtcatcgaaccttaagtgtgtagaccctacgggttcgagagacaggcagacatgaccgagacacctctctggccaataaccatcagcggggtctggatacccatggtggctcccacttgctccacgatgatctcatcggatgaaccacgatgtcaaggattcaatcaatcccgtatacgattccctttgtctgtcggtatagaacttgcccgagattcgatcgccggtatacctacaccttgttcaatctcgttaccggtaagtctctttactcgttccgtagcacgtcatcgtgtgactaactccttagtcacattgagctcatgatgatgttctaccgagtgggcccagagatacctctccgtcacacggagtgacaaatcccgatctcgattcgtgccaacccaacagacactttcggaggtacccgtagtgcacctttatagtcacccagttacgttgtgacgtttgatacacccaaagcacccctacggtatccgggagttgcacaatctcacggtcgaaggaaaagatacttgacattagaaaagcattagcatacgaacaatacgatctagtgctaggcttaggattgggtcttgtccatcacatcattctcccaatgatatgatcccgttatcaatgacatctaatgcccatgatcaggaaaccatgatcatctattgactaacgagctagccaactagaggcttgctagggacacattgtaatctatttattcacacatgtattactgtttcctgttaatacaattatagcatgaacaatagacgattatcatgaacaaggaaatatgataataaccattttattattgcctctagggcatatttccaacagtctcccacttgcactagagtcaataatctagttacattgtgatgtatcgaacacccatagcattatggtgttgatcatgttttgctcgtgtaagaggtttagtcaatgggtctgcaatattcagatccgtgtgtactttacaaatatctatcactccactctggacatggtcctcgatggagttgtagcggcgcttgatgtgcttcgtcttccggtgaaacctgggctccttggctatggcaatggctccagtgttatcacagaagagtgtcataggacccgacgcgcttggatccactccaaggtcggtgatgagctccttcatccaaattccttcatgagccgcttctgaagcagctatgtactccgcttcacatgtagatgctgccacgacttcttgcttgctgctacaccagctcactgccccaccattcaacacatatacgtatccggtctgtgacttagagtcatccggatctgtgtggaagctagcgtcgacgtaaccctttacaacgagctcttcgtcacctccataaacgagaaacatttccttagtccttttcacgtacttaaggatattcttgaccgttgtccagtgttccgtaccgggatcactttggtacctccctaccaaacttatggcaaggtttatatcaggtcctgtacacagcatggcatacattagagagcccacggctgaagcgtaggggacagaactcatcttctctctatctgctgccgtggtcggcgactgagtcttactcaatctcataccttgcaaaactggcaagaaccctttctttgagttttccatattgaacttcttcaatatcttgtcaagttatgtactttgcgaaagacctatgaggcgtctcgatctatctctatagatcttgatgcctaatatgtatgcagcttctccaaggtccttcattgaaaaactcttgttcaaataggcctttatgctctccaacatctctatattattccccatcaataatatgtcatccacatacagtatgaggaaagctacagagctcccactcactttcttgtacagacaggcttctccgtaaacctgtatgaacccaaacgctttaatcacctcattaaagcgaatgttccaactccgagatgcttgcactagcccatagatggagcgctggagcttgcacactttgttagcacccttagggtcgacaaaaccttatggttgcatcatatacaactcttccttaaggttcccgttaaggaacgctgttttgacgtccatttgccaaatttcataatcataaaaggcggcaattgctaacatgattcggactgatttcagcttcgctacgggagagaaagtaacttcgtagtcaactccttgaatttgtagaaaaccctttgcgacaagtcgagctttgtaaacggttacgttaccgtttgcatcagtcttcttcttaaagatccatttattttctatggctcgccggtcatcgggcaagtccaccaaagtccatactttgttctcatacatggatcctatctcggatttcatggcctcaagccatttgttggaatccgggcccgccattgcttcttcatagttcgaaggttcaccgttgtctaacaacatgatttccatcatagggttgtcgtaccactctggtgcggagcgtgcccttgtggaccttcgcggttcagtagtaacttgatccgaagcttcatgatcatcatcattaaattcctcttcagtcggtgtaggcgccacaggaacagcttcccgcgctgcgctactatcctgttccagagggggtgtaattacctcatcaagttctaccttcctcccacttacttctttcgagagaaactctttctctagaaaggatccgttcttggcaacaaaggttttaccttcggatctaagatagaaggtatacccaatagtttccttagggtatcctatgaatacgcatttcttcgctttgggttcgagcttttctggttgaagtttcttcacataagcatcgcagccccaaactttaagaaacgacaacttaggtttcttgccaaaccatagttcatacggtgtcgtctcaacggatttagacggtgccctatttaaagtgaatgcagcagtttctaatgcgtatccccaaaatgatagtggtaagtcggtaagagacatcatagatcgtaccatatctaataaagtgcgattacgacgttcagacactccgttgcgttgtggtgtgccaggcggcgtcagttgtgaaacgattccacacttccttaggtgtgtgccaaactcgtgactcaaatattctcctccacgatcagatcgtagacatttaatttttctgtcacgttgattctcaacctcactctgaaattccttgaacttttcaaacgtctcagatttgtgcttcatcaagtagatatacccatacctactcaaatcatcggtgagagtgagaacataacgataaccaccgcgagcttcaacgttcattggaccgcacacatcagtatgtattatttccaataagtcgtttgctctctccattattcctgagaacggagtcttagtcatcttgcccatgaggcacggttcgcatgtgtcaaatgattcaaagtcaagagactctaatagtccatcagtatggagcttcttcatgcgcttaacgccgatatgaccaaggcggcagtgccacaagtatgtgggactatcattatcaactttgcatcttttggtactcacactatgaatatgtgtaacatcacgatcgagattcattaagaataaaccattcaccagcggagcatgaccataaaacatatcactcatataaatagaacaaccattattctctgacttaaatgagtagccgtctcgcattaagcaagaccctgatacaatgttcatgcttaaagatggtactaaataacaattattaaggtttaaaactaatcccaatggtagatgtagaggt
This window encodes:
- the LOC123430656 gene encoding uncharacterized protein LOC123430656, with the protein product MAPRRPRLAVVALRGPGLLVVAALRGRGLVAVVAIRSCGRAVVVAGRGLVVVVVAGRGRAVVVAGRGLVVVVVAGRGLIVVVAGRGVVVVEVAGRGLVVVVAGRGIVVVVVVVALGQRGELVLRATELPRLQLHLDVGPAWGISVEGVLFFFLAQHFPVPRRQNTAKKAIILYFF